In one Salipiger abyssi genomic region, the following are encoded:
- a CDS encoding CDP-alcohol phosphatidyltransferase family protein, with amino-acid sequence MTRASQALLVHLFTATGAVFAMLALLAAAQGQWSVMFLWLVVAFFVDGLDGPLARKYDVKTNAPRFDGVVLDLIIDYLTYVFIPAFALFHSGLLPGWTGWLAIILITFASALYFADSRMKTEDNSFHGFPGCWNMLVLVLFAIQPNFWVILSLVALLAVAMFLPLKFIHPVRTERWRVVSLPVALAWTFFAGWAAWVDFHPESWAHWGLVATSVYLIFAGIAQQILPRRG; translated from the coding sequence ATGACACGCGCCTCGCAAGCTCTGCTCGTTCACCTTTTCACCGCCACCGGAGCGGTCTTTGCCATGCTCGCGCTGCTGGCCGCCGCGCAGGGGCAATGGTCGGTGATGTTCCTCTGGCTGGTGGTCGCCTTCTTTGTCGACGGGCTCGACGGGCCACTGGCGCGGAAATACGACGTCAAGACCAACGCGCCGCGCTTCGACGGCGTGGTGCTCGACCTGATCATCGACTACCTGACCTATGTGTTCATCCCGGCCTTCGCGCTGTTTCATTCCGGGCTACTGCCGGGCTGGACCGGCTGGCTGGCGATCATCCTCATCACCTTTGCCAGCGCGCTCTATTTCGCCGACAGCCGGATGAAGACCGAGGACAATTCCTTTCACGGCTTCCCGGGCTGCTGGAACATGCTGGTGCTGGTGCTCTTTGCGATTCAGCCGAATTTCTGGGTGATCCTGTCGCTCGTCGCGCTGCTGGCGGTTGCGATGTTCCTGCCGCTGAAATTCATCCACCCGGTGCGCACCGAGCGCTGGCGCGTGGTGTCTCTGCCCGTCGCGCTGGCCTGGACGTTTTTCGCCGGCTGGGCGGCCTGGGTGGATTTCCACCCTGAAAGCTGGGCGCATTGGGGGCTGGTGGCGACGTCGGTCTATCTGATCTTTGCCGGCATCGCGCAACAGATCCTGCCCCGGCGCGGCTGA
- the rimO gene encoding 30S ribosomal protein S12 methylthiotransferase RimO — MPAMQNPPELRPDLARARLSETKRDGQPTIGMVSLGCPKALVDSERILTRLRAEGYGISPDYSGADAVIVNTCGFLDSAKAESLEAIGEALNENGRVIVTGCLGAEPDYITGVHPKVLAVTGPHQYEQVLDAVHGAVPPAPDPFVDLLPSSGVKLTPRHYSYLKISEGCNHACKFCIIPDMRGKLASRPAKAVLREAEKLVEAGVKELLVISQDTSAYGTDWKDRADKFPILPLARELGSLGAWVRMHYVYPYPHVRDLVPMMAEGLVLPYLDIPFQHAHPDTLRRMARPAAAARTLDEIAAWRAACPEIVLRSTFIVGYPGETEAEFQTLLDWLDEAQLDRVGCFQYENVAGARSNALPDHVAPELKQERWERFMEKAQEISEAKLAAKVGKRLEVIVDLVEDDAATCRTMADAPEIDGNLFIDEGHEALSPGDIVTVEVDEAGEYDLWGRLIHG, encoded by the coding sequence ATGCCCGCCATGCAGAATCCTCCCGAGTTGCGCCCCGATCTGGCGCGCGCCCGCCTTTCCGAGACCAAACGCGACGGCCAGCCGACCATCGGCATGGTCTCGCTGGGCTGCCCCAAGGCGCTGGTCGACAGCGAGCGCATCCTCACCCGGCTGCGCGCCGAGGGCTATGGCATCTCGCCCGATTACAGCGGCGCCGACGCGGTGATCGTGAACACCTGCGGCTTTCTCGACAGCGCCAAGGCGGAAAGCCTTGAGGCCATCGGCGAGGCGCTGAACGAGAATGGCCGGGTGATCGTCACCGGCTGTCTGGGCGCCGAGCCCGACTATATCACCGGCGTGCATCCCAAGGTGCTGGCCGTCACCGGCCCGCATCAATACGAGCAGGTGCTGGACGCGGTGCATGGCGCGGTGCCGCCCGCGCCCGACCCCTTCGTCGATCTGCTGCCGTCGAGCGGGGTCAAGCTGACGCCGCGCCATTACAGCTATCTCAAGATCTCCGAAGGCTGCAATCACGCCTGCAAGTTCTGCATCATCCCCGACATGCGCGGCAAGCTCGCATCAAGGCCCGCAAAGGCAGTGCTGCGCGAGGCGGAAAAGCTGGTCGAGGCCGGGGTGAAAGAGCTGCTGGTGATCAGCCAGGACACCAGTGCCTATGGCACCGACTGGAAGGACCGCGCCGACAAGTTCCCGATCCTGCCGCTGGCGCGCGAACTGGGCAGCCTCGGCGCCTGGGTGCGGATGCATTACGTCTATCCCTATCCGCATGTGCGCGACCTGGTGCCGATGATGGCCGAGGGGCTGGTTCTGCCCTATCTGGATATCCCGTTCCAGCATGCCCATCCCGACACGCTGCGCCGCATGGCGCGGCCGGCGGCGGCGGCCAGGACACTGGACGAGATCGCCGCCTGGCGCGCCGCCTGTCCCGAGATCGTGCTGCGCTCGACCTTCATCGTCGGCTATCCCGGCGAGACCGAGGCGGAATTCCAGACTCTGCTCGACTGGCTCGACGAGGCGCAGCTCGACCGGGTGGGTTGCTTTCAATACGAGAATGTCGCCGGTGCCCGCTCGAACGCGCTGCCCGATCATGTGGCGCCCGAGCTCAAGCAGGAGCGCTGGGAGCGCTTCATGGAAAAGGCGCAGGAGATTTCCGAGGCCAAGCTCGCCGCCAAGGTCGGCAAGCGGCTGGAGGTGATCGTGGATCTGGTCGAGGACGACGCCGCCACCTGCCGGACCATGGCCGATGCGCCCGAGATCGACGGCAATCTCTTTATCGACGAGGGTCACGAGGCGCTGAGCCCCGGCGATATCGTCACCGTCGAGGTGGACGAGGCGGGAGAATACGACCTTTGGGGGCGTTTGATCCACGGCTGA
- a CDS encoding ABC transporter permease, with product MTDIPHTDPGERRFGRVNWLGLYTLCRREVRRFTNVWTQTLLAPLVTAGLFMVIFTIAIGPRRGDVMGVPFTSFIAPGILMMTVIQNAFANTSSSIVISKVQGNIVDTLMPPLAPFELVLGYLAGGVARGLFVAVAIALGIWLTTGLAPAHPLVLLVFATLGAAFLSALGMLAGLWANKFDQMAAITNFLVTPLAFLSGTFYSVQALPPGLYEVTHFNPVFYLIDGARYGMLGVSDAAPGFGFAVALAATAAVLLAAWALIRTGWRLKA from the coding sequence ATGACCGATATCCCCCATACCGATCCCGGCGAACGCCGCTTTGGCCGCGTCAACTGGCTGGGGCTCTACACGCTGTGCCGGCGCGAGGTGCGGCGTTTCACCAATGTCTGGACCCAGACGCTGCTGGCACCGCTGGTGACGGCGGGGCTGTTCATGGTGATCTTTACCATCGCCATCGGCCCGCGCCGGGGCGACGTGATGGGCGTGCCCTTCACCAGCTTCATCGCGCCGGGCATCCTTATGATGACGGTGATCCAGAACGCCTTTGCCAACACCTCCTCCTCCATCGTGATCTCGAAGGTGCAGGGCAATATCGTCGATACGCTGATGCCACCGCTGGCGCCGTTCGAGCTGGTGCTGGGCTATCTCGCCGGCGGCGTGGCGCGCGGGCTCTTCGTGGCCGTGGCGATCGCGCTGGGGATCTGGCTGACCACCGGGCTGGCGCCGGCGCACCCGCTGGTGCTGCTGGTCTTCGCCACGCTCGGCGCTGCCTTCCTGTCGGCGCTCGGCATGCTGGCGGGGCTCTGGGCCAACAAGTTCGACCAGATGGCGGCGATCACCAATTTCCTCGTCACCCCGCTCGCCTTCCTCTCGGGCACCTTCTACTCGGTGCAGGCGCTGCCGCCCGGGCTCTACGAGGTGACCCACTTCAACCCGGTCTTCTACCTGATCGACGGCGCGCGCTACGGCATGCTCGGCGTCAGCGACGCGGCTCCGGGCTTTGGCTTTGCGGTGGCGCTGGCGGCGACAGCGGCGGTGCTGCTTGCGGCGTGGGCGCTGATCCGGACGGGCTGGCGGCTGAAGGCCTGA
- the mtaB gene encoding tRNA (N(6)-L-threonylcarbamoyladenosine(37)-C(2))-methylthiotransferase MtaB codes for MSAPKFTTLGCRLNAYETEAMKALAEEAGVGDAVVINTCAVTAEAVRKARQEIRRLRRENPEARVIVTGCAAQIDPDSFAQMDEVDAVIGNSEKMAPDTWAGLSNGFIGETERVQVNDIMSVTETAEHLIDGFGTRSRAYVQVQNGCDHRCTFCIIPYGRGNSRSVPAGVVVDQIKRLVQQGYNEVVLTGVDLTSWGADLPGTPRLGDLVMRILKLTDVPRLRISSIDSIEADENLMMAIATESRLMPHLHLSLQHGDDLILKRMKRRHLRDDAIRFCEEARRLRPEMTFGADIIAGFPTETEAHFDNSLKLVEECDLTWLHVFPYSSRPGTPAAKIPNKVDGATIKARAARLRAAGEAAVARHLAAQQGKSHRILMEAPDMGRTEQFTEVTLTAPQTEGSIVTATITGQNGQRLVA; via the coding sequence ATGAGCGCGCCGAAATTCACCACGCTGGGCTGCCGGCTCAACGCCTACGAGACCGAGGCGATGAAGGCGCTGGCCGAAGAGGCCGGCGTCGGCGACGCGGTTGTGATCAACACCTGCGCGGTGACGGCGGAGGCGGTGCGCAAGGCGCGGCAGGAGATCCGGCGGCTGCGGCGGGAAAACCCCGAGGCCCGCGTCATCGTCACCGGCTGCGCGGCGCAGATCGACCCCGACAGCTTTGCGCAGATGGACGAGGTCGACGCGGTCATCGGCAACAGCGAAAAGATGGCGCCGGACACCTGGGCGGGGCTGTCGAACGGCTTTATCGGCGAGACCGAGCGCGTGCAGGTCAACGACATCATGTCGGTGACCGAGACGGCGGAGCATCTGATCGACGGGTTCGGCACCCGTAGCCGCGCCTATGTGCAGGTGCAGAACGGCTGCGACCACCGCTGTACCTTCTGCATCATCCCCTATGGCCGGGGCAATTCGCGCTCTGTGCCTGCGGGCGTCGTGGTGGACCAGATCAAGCGGCTGGTTCAGCAGGGCTATAACGAGGTGGTACTGACCGGGGTCGATCTGACCTCCTGGGGCGCCGACCTCCCGGGCACGCCGAGGCTGGGCGATCTCGTCATGCGCATCCTGAAGCTGACCGATGTGCCGCGCCTGCGGATCTCGTCGATCGACAGCATCGAGGCGGACGAGAATCTGATGATGGCCATCGCCACCGAGTCGCGCCTGATGCCGCATCTGCATCTCAGCCTGCAACATGGCGACGACCTGATCCTGAAGCGCATGAAGCGCCGGCATCTGCGCGACGACGCCATCCGCTTCTGCGAGGAGGCACGGCGGCTGCGCCCCGAGATGACCTTCGGCGCTGATATCATCGCGGGCTTCCCGACCGAGACCGAGGCGCATTTCGACAATTCGCTGAAGCTGGTCGAGGAGTGCGACCTGACCTGGCTGCATGTCTTCCCCTATTCCTCGCGCCCCGGCACCCCCGCCGCGAAGATCCCCAACAAGGTGGACGGTGCAACGATCAAGGCGCGCGCCGCCCGGCTGCGTGCCGCCGGAGAGGCCGCCGTGGCGCGGCATCTGGCGGCACAGCAGGGCAAGAGCCACCGCATCCTCATGGAAGCGCCGGATATGGGCCGCACCGAGCAGTTCACCGAGGTGACGCTGACCGCGCCCCAGACCGAGGGCAGCATCGTGACGGCCACGATCACCGGCCAGAACGGCCAGCGACTGGTGGCATGA
- the dapF gene encoding diaminopimelate epimerase, translating into MEHAPDTLPFMKMHGLGNDFVVLDGRARNIEVTPALARAIADRHRGVGFDQLALIERGEGDARLTFYNADGSTAGACGNATRCIARFLMDETGRARLELVTERGTLLAEDAGNGLTSVNMGQPQLRWDEIPLAREMDTLELPIEGAPTATGMGNPHCTFFVEDAEAVDLDAFGPGHEHHPLYPERTNVQVASLIGPDHLRMRVWERGVGVTLASGSSSCATAVAAARRGLTGRKVTVELDGGTLQIDWSEDGVWMTGGTAHVFDGVFSRAWLEAVE; encoded by the coding sequence ATGGAACACGCCCCGGATACACTGCCCTTCATGAAAATGCATGGGCTCGGCAACGACTTTGTCGTGCTGGACGGGCGTGCCCGGAACATCGAGGTCACCCCAGCCCTGGCCCGCGCCATCGCTGACCGGCATCGCGGGGTGGGCTTCGATCAGCTTGCCCTGATCGAGCGCGGCGAAGGCGATGCGCGACTCACCTTCTACAATGCCGACGGCTCCACCGCCGGCGCCTGCGGCAATGCCACCCGCTGTATCGCGCGGTTCCTGATGGATGAGACCGGGCGCGCGCGGCTGGAACTGGTCACCGAGCGCGGCACGCTGCTCGCCGAGGACGCGGGTAACGGGCTGACGTCGGTGAATATGGGCCAGCCGCAACTGCGCTGGGACGAGATTCCGCTCGCCCGCGAGATGGACACGCTGGAGCTGCCCATCGAGGGCGCCCCGACCGCCACCGGCATGGGCAACCCGCATTGCACCTTCTTTGTCGAGGATGCCGAGGCGGTGGATCTGGACGCCTTCGGGCCGGGGCACGAACATCACCCGCTTTACCCCGAACGCACCAATGTGCAGGTCGCGAGCCTCATCGGCCCGGACCACCTGCGCATGCGCGTCTGGGAGCGCGGCGTGGGCGTGACCCTGGCCTCGGGCTCATCGTCCTGCGCCACCGCCGTGGCCGCTGCACGCAGGGGGCTCACGGGACGCAAGGTGACCGTCGAGCTTGATGGCGGCACATTGCAGATCGACTGGAGCGAGGATGGTGTCTGGATGACCGGCGGCACGGCGCATGTCTTCGACGGCGTGTTCTCGCGCGCCTGGCTGGAGGCGGTAGAATGA
- a CDS encoding thymidine kinase — translation MAKLYFHYSTMNAGKSTLLLQAAHNYGERGMEVYLLTARLDTRAGEGRIGSRIGLGREADTFTAEDDLFARIEAQASGRNLACIFVDEAQFLTEPQVWQLARVADDLNIPVMAYGLRVDFRGQLFPGSAVLLALADTLREVRTICHCGRKATMVIRQDAQGRAVMDGDQVQIGGNETYVSLCRRHWREAMGERAPE, via the coding sequence ATGGCCAAGCTCTATTTTCACTACTCGACAATGAATGCGGGCAAGTCGACGCTGCTCTTGCAGGCGGCTCATAACTATGGCGAGCGCGGAATGGAGGTCTATCTGCTGACCGCGCGGCTCGACACGCGGGCCGGCGAAGGCCGGATCGGCTCACGCATCGGACTGGGGCGCGAGGCGGATACCTTCACGGCGGAGGACGATCTCTTTGCCCGGATCGAGGCGCAGGCCTCGGGTCGGAATCTCGCCTGCATCTTTGTCGATGAGGCGCAGTTCCTGACCGAGCCTCAGGTCTGGCAGCTGGCGCGCGTGGCCGACGATCTGAACATTCCGGTCATGGCCTACGGGCTGCGTGTGGATTTTCGCGGGCAGCTTTTCCCCGGCTCGGCGGTGTTGCTGGCGCTGGCCGATACGCTGCGCGAGGTGCGCACGATCTGCCATTGCGGGCGCAAGGCGACGATGGTGATCCGCCAGGACGCGCAGGGCCGGGCGGTGATGGATGGCGATCAGGTGCAGATCGGCGGCAACGAGACCTATGTCTCGCTCTGCCGCCGGCACTGGCGCGAGGCGATGGGCGAGCGGGCGCCGGAATAG
- a CDS encoding GcrA family cell cycle regulator, which yields MSWTDERVELLKKMWAEGQSASQIAKELGGVTRNAVIGKVHRLGLSNRTGAGAPAAAPAKEAKAPKEVKPKAAPKPAEPEPEAKPREPAVPAAAETRSAPPATRKQIIPAGQPLPPQPSANEISPEALAKVSEVEKKAKKLTLMELTERTCKWPVGDPATEDFWFCGLPVQQGKPYCDAHVGVAFQPMSSRRDRRR from the coding sequence ATGTCCTGGACCGATGAGCGCGTCGAGCTGCTTAAGAAGATGTGGGCGGAAGGTCAGTCCGCCAGCCAGATCGCCAAGGAACTGGGCGGTGTCACGCGCAATGCCGTGATCGGCAAGGTGCATCGTCTGGGCCTGTCGAACCGTACCGGCGCCGGCGCACCGGCGGCGGCCCCTGCCAAGGAGGCGAAGGCCCCCAAGGAGGTCAAGCCCAAGGCGGCACCGAAACCGGCTGAGCCCGAGCCCGAAGCCAAGCCGCGCGAACCCGCCGTGCCGGCTGCCGCCGAGACGCGGTCCGCGCCGCCGGCCACGCGCAAGCAGATCATCCCCGCCGGCCAGCCGCTGCCGCCGCAGCCTTCGGCGAACGAGATCAGCCCCGAGGCGCTCGCCAAGGTCAGCGAGGTCGAGAAGAAGGCCAAGAAGCTGACGCTGATGGAGCTGACCGAGCGCACCTGCAAATGGCCGGTGGGCGACCCGGCGACCGAGGATTTCTGGTTCTGCGGTCTGCCGGTGCAGCAGGGCAAACCCTATTGCGACGCGCATGTGGGCGTGGCCTTCCAGCCGATGTCCTCGCGCCGCGACCGCCGCCGCTGA
- a CDS encoding nucleoside 2-deoxyribosyltransferase, translating to MTKIYLAGPDVFAPDPQALGMRKKALCAQHGLDGVFPMGLVALDTSRAKRDQGLQIFDVMERALSDCDAMIVNLTPFHGPSVDVGTAVEIGFMRAQNKPIFAYSNSDDHFADRVSRFWQGDVTRRENGALQGADGMEIEAFDMCDNLMVHGSVERSTGVLVTRDVPPGAVYDDLTAFEACVAQAAAWLAERAGG from the coding sequence ATGACGAAAATCTATCTCGCCGGCCCCGATGTTTTCGCCCCAGATCCGCAGGCGCTCGGCATGCGCAAGAAGGCGCTTTGCGCGCAGCACGGGCTCGACGGGGTCTTTCCGATGGGGCTGGTGGCGCTCGACACATCGCGTGCCAAGCGGGATCAGGGGCTGCAAATCTTCGACGTGATGGAGCGCGCCCTGTCGGATTGCGACGCGATGATCGTCAACCTGACGCCGTTTCACGGCCCCAGCGTCGATGTGGGCACGGCGGTGGAGATCGGCTTCATGCGGGCGCAGAACAAGCCGATCTTTGCCTATTCCAACTCGGACGACCATTTCGCCGACCGCGTGTCGCGCTTCTGGCAGGGGGACGTGACGCGACGGGAGAACGGGGCCTTGCAGGGCGCGGACGGGATGGAGATCGAGGCGTTCGACATGTGCGACAACCTGATGGTGCATGGCAGCGTCGAGCGCTCGACCGGCGTGCTTGTCACGCGGGATGTGCCGCCGGGGGCCGTCTATGACGATCTAACCGCCTTCGAGGCCTGCGTGGCGCAGGCGGCGGCTTGGCTGGCGGAGCGCGCCGGCGGCTGA
- a CDS encoding FMN-binding negative transcriptional regulator: protein MHPNPIFRRTEEAESLRLVRERAFGTLAVSTEGAPLLSHVPFLLSEDGSHADLHLVRSNPITRAAREALPARLAVGGPDGYVSPDWYGMGPDQVPTWNYVAVHLTGRLVPLPQEALEPLLAAQSAAYEARLPKAPWTMDKLSDEAKGKLMRMILPFRLEIEQIDSTWKLSQNKPDEARRAAGAALETGFGQELTALAALMRSPPRT, encoded by the coding sequence ATGCATCCCAACCCGATCTTCCGCCGCACCGAAGAGGCCGAGAGCCTGCGGCTGGTCCGTGAGCGGGCCTTTGGCACGCTGGCCGTCTCGACCGAGGGCGCGCCGCTGCTGAGCCATGTGCCGTTTCTGCTCTCCGAGGATGGCAGCCACGCGGATCTGCATCTGGTGCGCTCCAACCCGATCACCCGCGCGGCACGCGAGGCGCTGCCGGCGCGGCTCGCGGTCGGTGGGCCGGACGGCTATGTCTCGCCGGACTGGTACGGGATGGGCCCCGATCAGGTGCCGACCTGGAACTATGTCGCGGTGCATCTGACCGGGCGGCTGGTGCCGCTGCCGCAGGAGGCGCTGGAACCGCTGCTGGCGGCGCAATCCGCCGCCTATGAGGCCCGGCTGCCCAAGGCGCCCTGGACGATGGACAAGCTCTCGGACGAGGCCAAGGGCAAGCTGATGCGCATGATCCTGCCCTTCCGGCTGGAAATCGAGCAGATCGACAGCACCTGGAAGCTGAGCCAGAACAAGCCCGACGAGGCGCGCCGGGCCGCCGGCGCGGCGCTGGAGACCGGCTTCGGCCAGGAGCTGACCGCGCTCGCCGCGCTCATGCGGAGCCCGCCCCGGACCTGA
- a CDS encoding autoinducer binding domain-containing protein: protein MPELLQRFLLRLETTETSRQVWRLLVTLGRELQLPYVDFISASSWHGWKKTRFIRTSYDASWVNRYYEDPEMLRWSYFRSHAMNNLTPLAIGLEFADEYKQVPKQRLEILREAARRGIRAGYSIPLRCNAPPQSALISFSGDHSRRDMLTIINAHGWTLTTAALTGHQRYLYHFGREFAQRNRITPKQLELLELLGDGLQDKQIADRLGVSISAVRQRMHALSQNTGMTSRAELAALAMSLGVLPDPLNRPGDGEAQTLIEMDDGGAMLRTVVL from the coding sequence GTGCCCGAGCTCTTGCAGCGGTTCTTGCTGCGGCTCGAAACCACTGAGACCTCGCGCCAGGTCTGGCGCCTGCTTGTCACGCTGGGTCGCGAGCTTCAGCTCCCATACGTCGACTTTATCTCGGCAAGCTCCTGGCACGGCTGGAAAAAGACCCGTTTCATCCGCACCTCTTACGACGCCTCCTGGGTCAATCGCTACTACGAAGATCCTGAAATGCTGCGCTGGTCGTATTTTCGCAGCCACGCGATGAACAATCTCACCCCCCTCGCGATCGGGCTCGAATTCGCCGACGAATACAAGCAGGTGCCCAAGCAGCGCCTCGAGATCCTGCGCGAGGCCGCACGGCGCGGCATCCGCGCCGGCTATTCGATCCCGCTGCGCTGCAATGCGCCGCCGCAAAGCGCGCTCATCAGCTTTTCCGGCGATCATTCCCGCCGCGACATGCTGACTATCATCAACGCCCATGGCTGGACGCTGACCACCGCCGCCCTGACCGGGCATCAGCGCTATCTCTACCATTTCGGCCGTGAATTCGCCCAACGCAACCGCATCACGCCGAAACAGCTTGAACTGCTCGAGCTGCTCGGAGACGGGCTTCAGGACAAGCAGATCGCCGACCGGCTGGGCGTCTCGATCTCGGCGGTGCGGCAGAGGATGCACGCCCTGTCGCAGAACACCGGCATGACCTCGCGCGCGGAACTGGCGGCGCTGGCCATGTCGCTCGGCGTACTGCCGGATCCGCTCAACCGCCCCGGCGACGGCGAGGCGCAGACCCTGATCGAGATGGACGATGGCGGTGCCATGCTGCGCACCGTCGTGCTCTAA
- a CDS encoding GNAT family N-acetyltransferase: MTRIRPVRPEDIDALYAISLATGFEGGDASHLYDDPALMGHIYSAPYAALCPELALVVEDDAGVAGFVVGTADTLGWQERLERDWWPALRRRYPDPAEFPAPERTPDQRRAFMIHHPEAPPVTVTDHYPAHLHMNLLPRLQGAGLGTRLFADWRRLAEAQRAGGVHVGVNRANARALGFWRKMGFRDLGYAEGRTLWMGRE; this comes from the coding sequence ATGACCCGCATCCGCCCGGTCAGGCCGGAAGACATCGACGCGCTCTACGCGATCTCGCTTGCCACCGGTTTCGAGGGGGGCGATGCCTCGCATCTCTACGACGATCCGGCTCTGATGGGGCATATCTACTCCGCGCCCTATGCCGCGCTCTGCCCGGAGCTGGCGCTTGTGGTGGAGGATGACGCGGGCGTCGCGGGGTTTGTGGTGGGCACCGCCGATACGCTTGGCTGGCAGGAGCGGCTGGAGCGCGACTGGTGGCCGGCATTGCGCCGGCGCTATCCCGACCCGGCGGAGTTCCCGGCGCCAGAGCGCACGCCGGACCAGCGGCGGGCCTTCATGATCCATCACCCGGAGGCGCCGCCCGTCACCGTGACAGACCATTACCCCGCGCACCTGCATATGAACCTGCTGCCCCGTCTTCAGGGCGCCGGGCTCGGCACGCGGCTCTTCGCCGACTGGCGGCGTCTGGCCGAGGCGCAGCGGGCCGGCGGTGTTCATGTCGGGGTCAATCGCGCGAACGCCCGCGCGCTGGGTTTCTGGCGCAAGATGGGGTTCAGGGATCTGGGTTACGCGGAGGGGCGCACCCTCTGGATGGGGCGCGAATGA
- a CDS encoding diaminopropionate ammonia-lyase, with product MTSSYEFVANPLAKPDGVWTPAQDDILSDPAFAAAYDAISHWPGYAPTPLHALADVATEFGVATVRYKDESARFGLGSFKALGGAYAVARLLRRELSARLGREIPMQEIIDRTHPDAAEITVCCATDGNHGRSVAWGAQRFGARCVIFTHETVSEGRREAIAQYGAEVRRTQGNYDASLREAQETADVEGWFVVSDTSYPGYTDVPRDVMQGYEIMAAEAFDALPEAPTHIFVQTGVGGMAAAVAASAKRRYGAVRPRLVLADPLKADCWLKSFRAGAPVADEGALDTMMAGLACGEVSLLAWEILKDHCDAAVGVPEEAVPRWMRRLAAGTPPVVAGESAVAGLAAAEACCGNANWRTALGISGTSRILVFGSEGATDEALYRQIMGG from the coding sequence ATGACATCCAGCTACGAGTTCGTTGCCAATCCTCTTGCGAAGCCCGATGGCGTTTGGACGCCCGCGCAAGACGACATTCTCTCCGACCCTGCCTTTGCCGCCGCTTATGACGCGATCTCGCACTGGCCCGGCTATGCGCCCACGCCGCTGCACGCGCTCGCCGATGTCGCGACGGAATTCGGCGTCGCCACCGTGCGCTACAAGGACGAAAGCGCGCGCTTCGGGCTCGGCAGTTTCAAGGCGCTCGGCGGTGCATACGCCGTGGCGCGGCTGCTGCGCCGGGAGCTTTCGGCGCGGCTGGGGCGCGAGATCCCGATGCAGGAGATCATCGACCGCACCCATCCGGACGCGGCGGAAATCACCGTCTGCTGCGCCACCGACGGCAATCACGGGCGCTCGGTCGCCTGGGGCGCGCAGCGCTTTGGTGCGCGCTGTGTCATCTTTACCCATGAGACGGTTTCCGAAGGCCGCCGTGAGGCCATCGCACAATACGGCGCCGAGGTCCGGCGCACGCAAGGCAACTACGACGCCAGCCTGCGCGAGGCGCAGGAGACCGCCGATGTCGAGGGCTGGTTCGTCGTCTCCGACACTTCCTATCCCGGCTATACCGACGTGCCGCGCGACGTGATGCAAGGCTACGAGATCATGGCGGCGGAGGCCTTCGACGCCTTGCCCGAGGCGCCGACCCATATCTTTGTGCAGACCGGCGTGGGCGGCATGGCGGCGGCGGTCGCGGCCTCTGCCAAGCGGCGTTACGGCGCGGTGCGGCCCCGGCTGGTGCTGGCCGATCCGCTGAAGGCCGATTGCTGGCTGAAGAGCTTTCGCGCCGGGGCGCCGGTGGCCGACGAGGGCGCGCTCGACACGATGATGGCGGGTCTGGCCTGCGGCGAGGTCTCGCTTTTGGCATGGGAGATCCTCAAGGACCATTGCGACGCGGCGGTGGGTGTGCCCGAGGAGGCGGTGCCGCGCTGGATGCGGCGCCTCGCGGCGGGCACGCCGCCGGTGGTTGCTGGCGAATCCGCCGTGGCCGGGCTTGCGGCGGCGGAGGCCTGCTGCGGCAACGCCAACTGGCGGACGGCGCTCGGGATCAGCGGCACATCGCGGATCCTGGTCTTTGGCAGCGAGGGCGCCACCGACGAAGCACTTTACCGCCAGATCATGGGCGGCTGA
- a CDS encoding chloramphenicol phosphotransferase CPT family protein: MSRIVLLHGASSSGKTTLAKALQTRAPFPFLRLSFDTLRDGGALPPAARGDWTKIRDAVFEGLHRSFAGFAESGCDMIVEHILDTSGWHGRLQDLLAGHDLLFVGVFTPPEELARREVARGDRRQGSAVEDAARIHAGLRYDLELDGRAPPKENADRILAAMARPVQARSMFFSS, translated from the coding sequence ATGAGCCGGATCGTCCTGCTGCACGGGGCTTCGAGCAGCGGCAAGACAACTCTCGCCAAGGCCCTGCAAACCCGCGCGCCTTTCCCCTTCCTGCGGCTCTCCTTCGACACGTTGCGCGACGGTGGTGCCTTACCGCCTGCCGCGCGCGGGGACTGGACGAAGATCCGGGACGCGGTGTTCGAGGGGCTGCACCGCAGCTTTGCAGGCTTTGCCGAGAGCGGCTGCGACATGATCGTCGAGCATATCCTCGACACGTCGGGATGGCATGGCAGGTTGCAGGATCTTCTGGCGGGCCACGACCTGCTCTTCGTCGGCGTTTTCACACCACCGGAGGAGCTGGCGCGGCGCGAGGTTGCGCGCGGTGACCGCCGTCAGGGCAGTGCCGTCGAGGACGCGGCGCGCATCCATGCCGGACTGCGCTACGATCTCGAACTCGACGGCAGGGCGCCGCCCAAGGAGAATGCAGACCGGATCCTTGCGGCGATGGCTCGACCGGTTCAAGCTCGCTCGATGTTCTTTTCCAGCTAG